In a genomic window of Shouchella clausii:
- a CDS encoding Gfo/Idh/MocA family protein, with product MNKQNGMSYAPKGKPNKVVNKDEFRFSAIGLDHGHIYGMCNGLLEAGATLVSVYDPDPKKVAAFVGTYPNVQVAASVADILSDETIALVAAAAIPSERAALGIQVMESGKDYFTDKTPFTSLEQLEQAKATVERTKQKYMVYYSERLHVESAVFAGDLIQQGAIGRVLQVTGFGPHRLNAPSRPKWFFEKEKYGGILCDIGSHQIEQFLYFSGARDATVLHSKVANYANPDYPELEDYGDATLVGDNGATHFFKVDWHTPDGLSTWGDGRTFITGTEGTIELRKYVDVARDNGGDHLYLVNKDGEQHFALSGKVGFPFFGELILDCLNRTEHAMTQAHAFKAAELCLRAQAQAERMMPSEQTT from the coding sequence ATGAACAAGCAAAATGGGATGAGTTATGCGCCAAAAGGAAAACCAAACAAAGTCGTCAATAAAGACGAATTTCGCTTTTCTGCAATCGGGCTTGACCATGGACATATATACGGTATGTGCAATGGCTTGCTTGAGGCGGGGGCAACGCTTGTGTCTGTGTACGATCCCGATCCTAAAAAAGTCGCTGCTTTTGTTGGCACCTATCCAAATGTGCAAGTGGCTGCTAGCGTTGCCGATATTCTTAGCGATGAAACAATCGCTTTAGTTGCCGCGGCAGCGATCCCATCTGAGCGGGCCGCCCTTGGCATTCAAGTAATGGAAAGCGGTAAGGACTATTTTACAGACAAAACGCCGTTTACATCGCTTGAGCAGCTTGAACAGGCAAAAGCAACCGTTGAGCGGACTAAACAAAAATACATGGTTTATTACAGCGAGCGCTTGCATGTCGAGTCGGCTGTATTTGCAGGCGATTTAATCCAGCAAGGGGCGATTGGCCGCGTTTTGCAAGTAACAGGATTTGGACCGCACCGGCTTAACGCCCCAAGCCGTCCAAAGTGGTTCTTCGAAAAAGAGAAGTATGGCGGTATTCTTTGCGACATCGGCAGCCATCAGATCGAGCAATTCCTGTATTTTTCCGGGGCCCGCGACGCGACGGTGCTTCACAGCAAAGTCGCCAATTATGCCAATCCTGATTACCCTGAACTTGAGGATTACGGCGATGCGACGCTCGTCGGCGACAATGGCGCGACACACTTTTTTAAAGTAGATTGGCACACGCCAGACGGGTTAAGCACATGGGGAGACGGGCGGACGTTCATTACAGGGACAGAGGGGACAATCGAACTGCGCAAGTATGTCGATGTCGCCCGTGACAATGGTGGCGACCATCTCTATCTGGTTAACAAAGATGGCGAACAGCATTTTGCTTTATCCGGGAAAGTCGGGTTTCCGTTTTTTGGCGAGTTGATTCTCGATTGCCTAAACCGGACGGAACACGCGATGACGCAAGCCCATGCTTTTAAAGCAGCGGAGCTGTGCTTGCGCGCCCAAGCACAAGCCGAGCGTATGATGCCATCGGAGCAAACAACATGA
- a CDS encoding Gfo/Idh/MocA family protein produces MDQVRIGVIGVGNMGGAHAAYLADGSIKSACLGALLEEDGERASALQQHFGDEVPVFTNETDFFHANVVDAVLIATPHYSHSRLAEQAFAAGLHVLCEKPAGVYTRQVREMNEAAQKSGRVYSLMYNQRTKPIYLKLKDLIQSGELGTIRRMNWIITDWYRSQSYYDSSSWRATWPGEGGGVLINQCPHQLDLWGWLIGMEPKRIRAFCSFGKYRDIEVEDEVTAYMEYESGATGVFITTTAEAPGTNRLEVTGTRGKAVIEGETLSFWQLRTPEPTFNASYKGGFGAPEHWKIDIPVAGAETGHQGITQNFVDAILHGVPLIAPGEEGIQGLTLSNAMHLSTWIDNWVELPLDEALYEQNLNERIRNSPGKTVTTNQTLDVRKSY; encoded by the coding sequence ATGGATCAAGTGCGGATCGGTGTGATTGGTGTTGGCAATATGGGCGGCGCCCATGCCGCTTACTTAGCAGATGGAAGCATAAAAAGCGCATGTCTTGGCGCATTATTGGAAGAAGACGGCGAGCGGGCCAGTGCCTTGCAACAACATTTTGGCGACGAAGTGCCTGTATTTACGAATGAAACGGATTTCTTTCACGCCAATGTCGTTGATGCCGTGCTCATTGCCACGCCACACTATAGCCACTCACGCCTTGCTGAGCAAGCCTTTGCCGCAGGCCTGCACGTCCTTTGCGAGAAGCCTGCAGGCGTGTACACGCGCCAAGTGCGGGAAATGAATGAAGCAGCTCAAAAAAGCGGGCGTGTGTATTCTTTAATGTACAATCAACGGACAAAGCCGATTTATCTAAAGCTTAAAGATTTGATCCAATCGGGCGAATTAGGGACGATTCGGCGAATGAATTGGATCATTACCGATTGGTACCGCTCGCAAAGCTATTATGACTCAAGCAGTTGGCGCGCCACCTGGCCAGGCGAGGGCGGCGGCGTCCTCATCAACCAGTGCCCCCACCAATTAGATTTATGGGGCTGGCTGATTGGCATGGAACCGAAACGAATCCGTGCTTTTTGCTCATTTGGAAAATACCGCGATATTGAAGTGGAGGATGAAGTCACCGCTTATATGGAGTACGAAAGCGGTGCGACTGGCGTGTTTATTACGACAACAGCAGAAGCTCCAGGGACCAACCGCCTTGAAGTGACTGGCACAAGAGGAAAAGCGGTCATTGAAGGCGAAACGCTGTCTTTTTGGCAGTTGCGGACACCAGAGCCCACGTTTAACGCATCCTATAAAGGCGGTTTTGGTGCTCCAGAACATTGGAAAATTGATATCCCTGTCGCTGGCGCCGAAACGGGGCACCAAGGCATTACCCAAAATTTTGTCGATGCGATTTTACATGGCGTTCCACTAATTGCCCCAGGCGAGGAAGGCATTCAAGGTCTGACATTATCCAATGCCATGCATTTGTCAACGTGGATCGACAATTGGGTCGAACTCCCATTAGATGAAGCCCTTTATGAGCAAAACTTAAACGAACGAATCCGCAACTCTCCAGGAAAAACGGTCACAACCAATCAAACGTTGGATGTACGAAAAAGCTACTGA
- a CDS encoding AraC family transcriptional regulator encodes MTKKPLFQQSPQSSEALDWHHKKLFYPTDYNGYYHWHQGCELLIVFDGAGSVVVNQQMSPIKKGMLFFFQPFQLHHVAPASAATYERATLHFDPLHAEKRLTAYPAMVQFFRQLKNDYNQDPFIDFSEDYFYIRSLCDMHDKMAEAASINERAEREELLLIQLLSYMQHQLKGRPPTKELRKIHYAERIMGWIEDHLMEPFDLSLLAQDLYLSKSYVSKVFRRETGSSITDYLTARRMKEACHLLQTTSLPIDEISQRIGLTNVSYFIQMFKRKTNATPHQYRLSMNTDNNHV; translated from the coding sequence ATGACAAAAAAGCCATTGTTCCAGCAAAGTCCCCAAAGCTCTGAAGCGCTTGATTGGCATCATAAGAAGCTGTTTTATCCGACTGATTATAATGGCTATTACCACTGGCACCAAGGTTGTGAATTGCTCATTGTGTTTGATGGGGCCGGCAGTGTCGTTGTGAACCAGCAAATGTCGCCAATCAAAAAAGGCATGCTTTTTTTCTTCCAGCCCTTTCAATTGCACCATGTTGCGCCTGCTTCTGCCGCTACATATGAACGGGCCACACTTCATTTCGACCCATTGCATGCCGAAAAGCGCCTAACGGCCTATCCGGCGATGGTCCAATTTTTCCGCCAATTGAAAAATGACTACAACCAAGATCCATTTATTGATTTTTCTGAAGACTACTTTTACATTCGCTCCTTATGCGACATGCATGACAAAATGGCTGAAGCAGCTTCGATCAACGAACGGGCTGAACGGGAAGAGTTGCTTTTAATTCAACTGCTCAGCTATATGCAGCATCAGCTAAAGGGACGGCCTCCTACAAAGGAGCTCCGCAAAATCCATTACGCCGAACGGATTATGGGCTGGATTGAAGACCATCTAATGGAACCATTTGACCTGTCGCTACTGGCACAGGACTTGTATTTGTCCAAGTCGTATGTTTCTAAAGTGTTTCGCCGTGAGACGGGAAGTAGCATTACCGACTATTTAACAGCGCGGCGCATGAAAGAAGCGTGCCACCTTTTGCAAACGACGAGCTTGCCTATCGACGAAATTAGCCAGCGTATCGGTTTAACGAATGTCTCGTATTTCATCCAAATGTTCAAGCGCAAAACCAATGCAACGCCGCACCAATACCGCTTGTCCATGAATACAGACAACAACCACGTATAA
- a CDS encoding glycoside hydrolase family 88 protein encodes METVQHIIGIDELEQRIIKMAKQMEPRSPHASNSSGRYDDMPVSWWTSGFYPGLLWLMHDVTGNAFFNNQAEGWSRKIEEAFQEHPIILHHDVGFQFLLTAVMEYEQTGSEDGLRIGLKAANYLVGRFNPVGGFIKAWNGDDKKGWAIIDCMMNISLLYWASRVTNDPSYGQIASAHADTTLQWGVRNDGSTSHILSFNPHTGEFIESIGGQGYGPDSAWSRGNAWALYGFANASRHTGKRAYLHAAKRIAHFFLAALPEDNVPHWDFRCGGEEEEPRDSSAAAIAASGLLEIEAQVPQREKRMYRRAAEKILQSLSTHYLASDESEAVLTKATGNAPQGRDINVSLIYGDYFFAEAIAKRNGWQRRIF; translated from the coding sequence ATGGAAACAGTACAACACATCATCGGCATCGATGAATTGGAACAACGCATCATAAAGATGGCCAAGCAAATGGAGCCCCGTTCACCCCATGCGTCAAATAGCAGCGGGCGGTACGACGATATGCCTGTTAGCTGGTGGACTTCTGGCTTTTACCCTGGTTTGCTTTGGCTGATGCATGATGTGACTGGCAATGCTTTCTTTAACAATCAAGCAGAAGGTTGGTCCCGCAAAATCGAGGAAGCATTCCAAGAACATCCAATCATCTTGCACCATGATGTGGGCTTTCAATTTTTGTTGACGGCGGTGATGGAGTATGAACAAACAGGAAGCGAAGACGGGCTCCGAATCGGCTTGAAGGCAGCGAATTATTTGGTAGGGCGGTTCAATCCAGTTGGCGGTTTTATTAAAGCGTGGAATGGCGACGACAAAAAAGGCTGGGCCATTATTGACTGCATGATGAACATTTCTTTGCTTTATTGGGCCAGCCGCGTCACCAATGACCCGAGCTACGGACAGATTGCCTCAGCACACGCTGATACAACGTTGCAATGGGGCGTCCGCAACGATGGCAGCACAAGCCATATCCTTTCTTTTAACCCCCATACAGGGGAATTTATCGAGTCCATTGGCGGCCAAGGATACGGACCTGACTCAGCATGGAGCCGGGGGAACGCCTGGGCGTTGTATGGCTTTGCCAATGCCAGTCGCCACACAGGGAAGCGCGCCTATTTGCATGCAGCTAAACGAATTGCCCACTTTTTTCTGGCCGCGTTGCCAGAAGACAATGTGCCGCACTGGGATTTTCGCTGCGGCGGAGAAGAAGAGGAGCCACGGGACAGTTCCGCTGCGGCCATCGCCGCTTCTGGCTTACTTGAAATCGAAGCACAAGTGCCACAGCGAGAAAAACGTATGTACCGGCGGGCGGCAGAAAAGATATTACAATCGCTGAGCACCCATTATTTGGCGAGTGACGAAAGCGAGGCGGTCTTGACAAAGGCAACAGGCAATGCCCCACAAGGCCGCGACATAAACGTCTCTCTCATTTATGGTGATTATTTCTTTGCTGAAGCGATTGCAAAACGAAACGGTTGGCAACGGCGGATTTTCTAA